A window of the Streptomyces sp. Ag109_O5-10 genome harbors these coding sequences:
- a CDS encoding glycogen debranching N-terminal domain-containing protein, producing MTDRHHLLVHGTTFAAVDDRGDISGVRGGGSPDGLFVRDARHLSRWQLTVDGALPEVLTPVADGDGTRCVLVPRGGRQEPPAHTLFREQAVGDGSFVESLRVTSNRPVPTTIRLAITADADFTDQFELRADHRTYAKSGAVRSRHVLDDGLEFGYRRGEWRSSTSITAEPSPDGVEETGTGARRMVWTLQLAPHGTTELLVRVMARPHGDKRALRVPRDPAALNEQLLALEGEFVEGVAFPTGWPELAAACARGLSDLAALQVPATGPDGEELRVPAAGAPWFLTLLGRDALLTSLFALPYRPRLAAATLPALAATQATETGAHSVAQPGKIVHEVRHGELAHFGQVPYGRYYGSVDATPLFLILLGAYVEQTGDAEMARRLERHARAAVGWMLDHGGLTSRGYLVYRADKGGLANQNWKDSPGAICSADGSRPMGTVMAAGAQGYAYDALRRTSWLARTVWADETYAALLEQAAGDLRDRFQQDFWMRDAAFPALALDGEGRQVDALASDAGHLLWSGLLDKEYGEVVGRRLLEPDFFSGWGVRTLAAGQAAYHPLSYHRGSVWPHDNALIALGLARYGLHDEARAVAHGLVDAATAGGHRLPEVLAGYGRDSHPEPVPYPHACVRESRSAAAPLALLTAVGGA from the coding sequence ACGGGGACGGCACGCGCTGTGTCCTGGTCCCGCGCGGCGGCCGCCAGGAACCGCCCGCGCACACGCTCTTCCGGGAACAGGCCGTCGGCGACGGCTCGTTCGTCGAGTCCCTGCGGGTCACCAGCAACCGTCCGGTGCCGACCACGATCCGGCTCGCGATCACCGCCGACGCCGACTTCACCGACCAGTTCGAGCTCCGAGCGGACCACCGCACCTATGCCAAGTCCGGCGCCGTCCGCTCCCGCCACGTCCTCGACGACGGGCTGGAGTTCGGCTACCGCCGGGGCGAGTGGCGGTCGTCCACGTCGATCACCGCCGAGCCGTCCCCGGACGGCGTGGAGGAGACCGGCACCGGCGCCCGGCGGATGGTGTGGACGCTGCAGCTGGCACCGCACGGCACCACCGAACTGCTCGTCCGGGTGATGGCGCGCCCGCACGGCGACAAACGGGCCCTGCGGGTGCCCCGCGACCCGGCCGCGCTGAACGAACAGCTCCTCGCGCTGGAGGGCGAGTTCGTGGAGGGCGTCGCCTTCCCGACCGGCTGGCCCGAGCTGGCGGCGGCCTGCGCCCGCGGCCTCTCCGACCTCGCCGCGCTCCAGGTGCCGGCCACCGGACCGGACGGCGAGGAGCTCAGGGTCCCGGCGGCCGGGGCCCCCTGGTTCCTCACCCTGCTGGGCCGCGACGCCCTCCTCACCTCCCTCTTCGCCCTGCCCTACCGCCCCCGTCTGGCCGCCGCCACCCTGCCCGCCCTCGCCGCCACCCAGGCCACCGAGACCGGCGCGCACTCCGTGGCCCAGCCCGGGAAGATCGTCCACGAGGTGCGCCACGGCGAACTGGCCCACTTCGGGCAGGTGCCGTACGGGCGTTACTACGGCTCGGTCGACGCGACCCCGCTGTTCCTGATCCTGCTCGGCGCGTACGTCGAGCAGACCGGGGACGCCGAGATGGCCCGGCGGCTCGAACGCCACGCCCGGGCGGCCGTCGGGTGGATGCTCGACCACGGCGGGCTGACCTCGCGCGGCTACCTGGTCTACCGCGCGGACAAGGGCGGCCTCGCCAACCAGAACTGGAAGGACTCCCCCGGCGCGATCTGCTCCGCCGACGGCAGCCGGCCGATGGGGACCGTGATGGCGGCCGGGGCCCAGGGGTACGCCTACGACGCGCTGCGCCGGACGTCGTGGCTGGCGCGGACGGTGTGGGCCGACGAGACGTACGCGGCGCTCCTGGAGCAGGCCGCCGGTGATCTGCGGGACCGGTTCCAGCAGGACTTCTGGATGCGGGACGCCGCCTTCCCGGCGCTGGCGCTCGACGGGGAGGGCCGGCAGGTCGACGCGCTCGCCTCGGACGCCGGGCATCTGCTGTGGTCCGGGCTGCTGGACAAGGAGTACGGGGAGGTGGTCGGGCGGCGGCTGCTGGAGCCGGACTTCTTCTCGGGGTGGGGGGTGCGGACGCTGGCCGCGGGACAGGCGGCGTACCACCCGCTGTCGTACCACCGTGGGTCGGTGTGGCCGCACGACAACGCGCTGATCGCGCTGGGACTGGCCCGGTACGGGCTGCACGACGAGGCCCGGGCCGTGGCGCACGGGCTGGTGGACGCGGCGACGGCGGGCGGGCACCGGTTGCCGGAGGTGCTGGCCGGGTACGGGAGGGACTCGCATCCGGAGCCGGTGCCGTATCCGCACGCGTGCGTGCGGGAGTCCCGGTCGGCGGCGGCTCCGCTGGCGCTGCTCACCGCCGTGGGCGGGGCGTAG